In one Pseudarthrobacter oxydans genomic region, the following are encoded:
- a CDS encoding acyl-CoA dehydrogenase, translating to MTEVVDRPTGKGKRPEAPQKAVPGTAARPQPAVDVETLGKQLLGKWAAVRLQARDLAARPELHKIEGLTHTEHRTRVYGQLRYLVDNEAVHRAFPAALGGADDHGGNIAGFEELVVADPSLQIKAGVQWGLFGSAVMHLGTAEHHAKWLPGIMNLDIPGCFAMTETGHGSDVASIATTATYDPSTEEFVVHTPFRAAWKDYIGNAANDGLGAVVFAQLVTRGVNHGVHAFYVDLRDPETKEFLPGIGGEDDGIKGGLNGIDNGRLHFTNVRIPRTNLLNRYGDVAPDGTYTSPIASPGRRFFTMLGTLVQGRVSLDGAAVAASRVALTAAIRYATERRQFNASSHTDEEVLLDYQRHQRRLFTRLATTYAAGFAHEQLLEKFDDVFSGAHDTDADRQDLETLAAALKALSTWHALDTLQECREACGGAGFLIENRFASLRADLDVYATFEGDNTVLLQLVAKRLLADYAKEFRNVDFGVLARYVVGQATGAAIHRTGLRQVAQFMADTGSVQKAAIALRDEEGQRALLTDRVQTMVAEAATALKGSNRLSQEKGAALFNRHQNELIDAAQAHAELLQWEAFTDALREVEDPGTRTVLTWLRDLFGLSLIEKNLSWYLMNGRLSMQRARTVGEYINRLLVKIRPHALDLVDAFGYGGDHVRAAIATGAEKKRQDEARAYFRSQRASGQSPVDEKVLLARTAAAKRN from the coding sequence ATGACTGAAGTAGTGGACCGTCCCACCGGCAAGGGGAAGCGCCCGGAAGCACCGCAAAAAGCGGTCCCCGGCACCGCCGCCCGGCCCCAGCCCGCCGTCGACGTCGAAACGCTGGGCAAGCAGCTGCTCGGCAAGTGGGCGGCCGTCCGGCTGCAGGCCCGGGACCTTGCCGCACGCCCCGAGCTTCACAAGATTGAAGGCCTGACCCACACCGAGCACCGGACCAGGGTGTACGGACAGCTGAGGTACCTTGTGGACAATGAGGCGGTGCACCGCGCCTTCCCGGCAGCCTTGGGCGGCGCCGACGACCACGGCGGAAACATCGCCGGCTTCGAGGAACTTGTGGTGGCCGATCCCTCGCTGCAGATCAAGGCCGGCGTGCAGTGGGGCCTGTTCGGCTCCGCCGTCATGCACCTTGGCACCGCCGAACACCATGCGAAATGGCTTCCCGGCATCATGAACCTGGATATCCCGGGCTGCTTCGCCATGACCGAGACGGGACACGGCTCCGACGTGGCCAGCATCGCGACCACGGCCACGTACGATCCGTCCACTGAAGAATTCGTGGTGCACACGCCGTTCCGCGCCGCCTGGAAGGACTACATCGGGAACGCGGCCAACGACGGACTGGGCGCCGTGGTGTTCGCCCAGCTTGTCACCCGCGGCGTCAACCACGGCGTACATGCCTTCTACGTGGACCTGCGGGACCCGGAAACCAAGGAGTTCCTGCCCGGCATCGGCGGCGAGGACGACGGCATCAAGGGTGGACTCAACGGAATCGACAACGGGCGGCTGCACTTCACCAACGTCCGGATCCCCCGGACGAACCTCCTGAACCGCTACGGCGACGTAGCCCCGGACGGCACATACACCTCCCCTATCGCCAGCCCGGGCCGGCGGTTCTTCACCATGCTGGGAACCCTTGTCCAGGGCCGGGTGTCGCTGGACGGCGCCGCCGTGGCTGCGTCCAGGGTGGCCCTGACGGCGGCCATCCGATACGCAACCGAGCGCCGCCAGTTCAACGCCTCCTCCCATACGGACGAAGAAGTCCTGCTTGACTACCAGCGCCACCAGCGCCGGCTGTTCACCCGGCTCGCCACTACCTACGCAGCGGGGTTCGCCCATGAGCAGCTCCTGGAGAAGTTCGACGACGTCTTTTCCGGCGCCCACGACACCGACGCCGACCGCCAGGACCTGGAAACACTCGCCGCCGCACTGAAGGCCCTGAGCACTTGGCATGCGCTGGACACCCTGCAGGAATGCCGCGAAGCCTGCGGCGGTGCCGGCTTCCTGATCGAGAACCGCTTTGCGTCGCTGCGGGCCGATCTTGACGTCTACGCCACGTTCGAGGGCGACAACACCGTGCTGCTGCAGCTGGTGGCCAAGCGCCTCCTGGCCGACTACGCCAAGGAGTTCCGGAACGTGGACTTCGGGGTACTGGCCCGCTATGTGGTGGGCCAGGCAACCGGCGCTGCAATCCACCGGACAGGACTGCGGCAGGTGGCCCAGTTCATGGCGGACACCGGCTCGGTGCAGAAAGCCGCCATCGCCCTCCGTGACGAGGAGGGCCAGCGTGCCCTCCTTACGGACAGGGTGCAGACCATGGTGGCGGAAGCGGCAACAGCCCTTAAAGGCAGCAACCGGCTTTCCCAGGAAAAGGGCGCGGCACTGTTCAACCGTCACCAGAACGAACTCATCGATGCCGCCCAGGCGCACGCCGAACTGCTGCAATGGGAGGCCTTCACCGACGCGCTTCGCGAGGTGGAGGACCCAGGCACCAGGACGGTGCTGACGTGGCTGCGTGACCTCTTCGGCCTGTCGCTGATTGAAAAGAACCTGTCCTGGTACCTCATGAACGGCCGCCTTTCCATGCAGCGGGCCAGAACGGTGGGTGAATACATCAACAGGCTGCTGGTGAAGATCCGCCCGCATGCGCTGGACCTCGTGGACGCCTTTGGCTACGGCGGCGACCACGTGCGCGCCGCAATCGCGACCGGTGCGGAGAAGAAGCGGCAGGATGAGGCGCGGGCCTACTTCCGCAGCCAGCGGGCAAGCGGCCAGTCCCCGGTGGATGAGAAGGTCCTGCTGGCCAGGACCGCTGCGGCGAAACGGAACTGA
- a CDS encoding MaoC/PaaZ C-terminal domain-containing protein — MMSAQPVILGEMPSLSKLYVNAAAQAARRRLLGSQDGSVLPAESHEVRGVSVDVATLTAYQHLIGETASDVLPAGFIHALAFPLAMSVLNRDDFPLPLLGMIHLRNSVQQRSPVLFTDSLDVSARVENLRGHRAGTVVDVVADVRLSGAPEASWRGVSTYLAKGVFLPGIDKPSPASARAEFKAPNPTAIWQLGVDTGRAYAAVSGDFNPIHLSVLSARALGMRRSIAHGMYLAARALADVGPSRGDSFTWDVDFDSPVFLPGMVALEINTEEGDSGARTRSSFVAWNPRSGRRHFSGSVSAL, encoded by the coding sequence ATGATGTCCGCCCAGCCGGTCATCCTGGGGGAGATGCCCTCGCTGTCCAAGCTCTACGTCAACGCCGCTGCCCAGGCCGCACGCCGCCGGCTGCTGGGCAGCCAGGATGGATCCGTCCTGCCGGCCGAAAGCCATGAAGTACGCGGGGTCAGCGTGGACGTTGCCACGCTCACCGCGTACCAGCACCTGATCGGCGAGACGGCCAGCGACGTGCTGCCTGCCGGGTTCATCCACGCACTCGCCTTTCCGCTGGCCATGAGCGTGCTGAACAGGGACGACTTCCCTTTGCCCCTGCTCGGCATGATCCACCTTCGGAACAGCGTGCAACAGCGTTCCCCGGTACTCTTCACCGACAGCCTGGACGTCTCCGCCAGGGTGGAAAATCTCCGGGGTCACCGTGCGGGGACGGTGGTGGATGTGGTGGCGGATGTGCGGTTGTCAGGGGCACCCGAGGCCTCCTGGCGGGGGGTGTCCACCTACCTGGCCAAGGGAGTCTTCCTGCCGGGGATCGACAAACCGTCCCCGGCCTCCGCCCGGGCGGAATTCAAGGCGCCGAACCCCACCGCTATCTGGCAGCTTGGTGTTGACACCGGCCGGGCTTACGCGGCGGTATCGGGTGACTTCAATCCCATACACCTAAGCGTGCTTTCCGCCAGGGCTTTGGGGATGCGGCGGTCCATAGCCCACGGCATGTACCTGGCGGCCAGGGCGCTCGCCGACGTCGGCCCGTCCCGTGGCGATTCCTTCACGTGGGATGTGGATTTCGACTCCCCGGTGTTTCTTCCCGGCATGGTTGCCCTGGAGATCAATACCGAAGAAGGGGACTCCGGCGCGCGGACG
- a CDS encoding TetR/AcrR family transcriptional regulator, giving the protein MNITHTNPPDASVPGSPDGRSSRWQSHREERRRELIKSARRAVHLLGSDASMEEIAAAAGTSKSVFYRYFGDKAGLQQAVGEVVLSQMQRRIKEAAQSAHTPREGLLAMVSAYLQMAETSPNVYTFVTRHGSGDPEGSSGAVSGALGHFFDAIAEMIATPMRSHLGDGKHAVIGYWPKAAIGLVRNAGEQWLSTPDSPAKPDQEAMARQITAWLCVGIAPELTPAARE; this is encoded by the coding sequence GTGAACATCACCCACACGAACCCCCCGGATGCCTCTGTGCCAGGCAGCCCCGACGGACGTTCTTCGCGCTGGCAGAGCCATCGGGAGGAGCGCCGGAGGGAGCTGATCAAATCGGCACGGCGGGCTGTGCACCTGCTGGGAAGTGACGCCTCCATGGAGGAGATTGCCGCTGCTGCAGGAACCTCAAAGTCCGTGTTCTACCGCTACTTTGGCGATAAGGCCGGGCTCCAGCAGGCAGTGGGTGAAGTGGTCTTAAGCCAGATGCAGCGCAGGATCAAGGAAGCCGCGCAGAGCGCCCATACCCCCCGTGAAGGGCTTCTGGCCATGGTCTCGGCCTACCTGCAAATGGCGGAGACCAGCCCCAACGTCTATACGTTTGTCACCCGGCATGGCAGCGGCGACCCGGAGGGTTCATCGGGAGCTGTCTCCGGGGCGCTGGGGCACTTCTTCGACGCCATCGCGGAGATGATCGCTACGCCCATGCGGTCCCACCTGGGGGACGGCAAGCACGCCGTGATCGGCTACTGGCCGAAGGCCGCGATTGGACTGGTACGGAATGCCGGCGAGCAATGGCTCAGCACGCCGGACTCCCCCGCCAAACCTGACCAGGAAGCAATGGCACGCCAGATCACGGCCTGGCTCTGCGTCGGCATAGCTCCCGAGCTCACCCCGGCCGCGCGGGAATGA
- a CDS encoding 3-oxoacyl-ACP reductase codes for MTDKYAQLVNQGPGRNVAKKLGLPQPAVLRRYEPGQPLINGPILVQGSTAGADALSAELLSWDLDVRRHAVPREKLGAIILVLDEVAHPGDLEKPILPAAASLRDLAAGGRVVTVSRPASDADSPAAAAARQGVDGFLRSLAKELRGGATGNGIILRDGIEPTSPSALAALRFFLSGRSAFVDGQFVTVSGTSGELAGDPDKPLAGKIAVVTGAARGIGAAIARTLHRDGATLVLVDVPAAGDQLAAVANEVRGTALQLDISREDAGQRILEHAAQRHGRLDIMVHNAGITRDKLLANMDQPRWNSVISINIAAQLRINEALLSSKHFRESPRIVSVASTSGIAGNRGQTNYAASKAGVMGMVRATAPHMAALGGSINAVAPGFIETEMTARIPFALREIGRRLNSLQQGGLPSDVAEAVSFLASDAAAGINGEVLRVCGQNMVGA; via the coding sequence GTGACAGACAAGTACGCACAACTGGTTAACCAGGGCCCGGGCAGGAATGTGGCCAAGAAGCTCGGCCTTCCCCAGCCCGCGGTCCTTCGCCGCTACGAGCCCGGGCAGCCCTTGATCAACGGCCCCATCCTGGTCCAGGGAAGCACGGCGGGTGCCGATGCCCTGTCCGCGGAACTGCTTTCCTGGGACCTTGATGTCCGGCGGCACGCCGTACCGCGGGAAAAACTCGGTGCCATCATCCTGGTGCTGGATGAAGTGGCGCACCCCGGGGACCTCGAAAAGCCGATTCTCCCGGCAGCGGCTTCCCTGCGGGACCTTGCCGCCGGCGGACGCGTCGTCACGGTCTCCCGGCCGGCGTCGGACGCCGATTCGCCTGCAGCTGCCGCTGCCAGGCAGGGGGTTGACGGGTTCCTCCGCTCGCTGGCCAAGGAACTTCGGGGCGGCGCCACGGGCAACGGCATCATCCTGAGGGACGGTATCGAGCCGACCAGCCCCAGCGCCCTGGCAGCCCTCCGATTCTTCCTCTCCGGCCGTTCGGCATTCGTGGACGGGCAGTTTGTGACCGTGTCCGGCACGTCCGGAGAACTTGCCGGGGACCCGGACAAGCCGCTGGCCGGCAAGATCGCGGTGGTGACCGGAGCGGCACGCGGCATCGGAGCGGCCATCGCCCGCACCCTGCACCGCGACGGCGCAACCCTGGTCCTCGTGGACGTCCCCGCGGCCGGCGACCAGCTGGCAGCGGTTGCGAACGAGGTGCGGGGGACCGCGCTCCAACTGGACATCAGCAGGGAGGACGCGGGACAACGCATTCTTGAGCACGCCGCGCAGCGCCACGGACGACTGGACATCATGGTCCACAACGCCGGGATCACCCGGGACAAACTGCTGGCCAACATGGACCAGCCCCGATGGAACTCGGTCATCAGCATCAACATAGCCGCGCAACTCCGCATCAACGAGGCTCTCCTTTCCTCAAAGCACTTCCGGGAATCGCCGCGCATAGTGTCAGTTGCTTCAACCAGCGGCATTGCCGGCAACCGGGGGCAAACCAACTATGCGGCGTCCAAGGCCGGGGTGATGGGAATGGTCAGGGCCACCGCTCCGCACATGGCCGCGCTCGGCGGCAGCATCAATGCGGTGGCCCCGGGTTTCATAGAAACCGAGATGACCGCCAGGATCCCGTTTGCCCTCCGCGAGATCGGCCGGCGGCTGAACTCCCTGCAGCAGGGCGGCCTGCCATCGGATGTTGCCGAAGCCGTGTCCTTCCTTGCCAGTGATGCAGCGGCCGGCATCAACGGCGAGGTGCTCCGGGTCTGCGGGCAGAACATGGTGGGGGCATGA
- a CDS encoding acetyl-CoA C-acetyltransferase yields MSIDGQSSTGPEDPNTRTAGTPATRRAVIVGGNRIPFARAGGSYAKSSNLDMLTAALDGLIARFGLQDERIGEVAAGAVLKHSRDFNLTREAVLGSALSAETPAYDLQQACATGLETVVGLANKIKLGQIDSAIAGGVDSASDAPIVVSEGLREVILDLNRAKTLTQRLQVLGRLRPKDLAPLAPGTAEPRTGLSMGEHQALTTAQWKISRESQDELAYNSHRNLAAAYESGFFDDLVTPYRGLVRDGNLRADTSLEKLSTLKPVFGKNLGAAATMTAGNSTPLTDGASTVLLASEAWADARDLPKLAAVVDAEAAAVDFVHGKDGLLMAPVFAVPRLLARQGLTLADIDFFEIHEAFAATVLGTLAAWEDEEFGRTRLGLQGAFGSIDRSRLNVNGSSLAAGHPFAATGGRIVASLAKQLHATGSTAGRPARGLVSVCAAGGMGVVAVLESL; encoded by the coding sequence ATGTCCATTGACGGACAGTCCAGCACCGGACCCGAAGACCCAAACACCCGCACGGCAGGCACCCCTGCCACCCGCCGGGCCGTGATCGTCGGCGGGAACCGGATCCCGTTTGCCCGCGCCGGCGGATCCTACGCAAAATCCTCCAACCTGGACATGCTGACCGCCGCCCTTGACGGCCTGATCGCGCGCTTCGGCCTCCAGGACGAGCGCATCGGCGAAGTGGCCGCAGGCGCCGTCCTCAAGCACTCCCGGGACTTCAACCTCACCCGCGAAGCGGTCCTGGGTTCCGCTCTCTCCGCCGAGACCCCTGCCTATGACCTGCAGCAGGCGTGCGCCACAGGGCTGGAGACCGTGGTGGGCCTGGCCAACAAGATCAAGCTGGGCCAGATCGATTCCGCAATCGCCGGCGGGGTGGATTCGGCGTCCGATGCTCCGATCGTGGTCAGCGAGGGCCTCCGCGAGGTGATCCTGGACCTCAACCGGGCCAAGACCCTTACGCAGCGCCTGCAGGTACTCGGGCGGCTGCGGCCGAAGGATCTCGCCCCGCTGGCACCCGGCACGGCCGAGCCCCGGACCGGACTTTCGATGGGCGAGCACCAGGCCCTGACCACGGCGCAGTGGAAGATCTCCCGCGAGTCCCAGGACGAACTGGCCTACAACAGCCACAGGAACCTCGCCGCCGCCTACGAGTCAGGGTTCTTCGATGACCTCGTCACGCCCTACCGGGGACTGGTGCGGGACGGCAACCTCCGTGCAGACACCTCGCTCGAAAAGCTCTCTACCCTGAAGCCGGTCTTCGGCAAGAACCTCGGTGCTGCGGCCACTATGACTGCCGGCAACTCCACCCCCCTCACCGACGGGGCGTCCACGGTCCTGCTGGCTTCCGAGGCCTGGGCAGACGCCCGCGACCTGCCCAAGCTCGCTGCCGTGGTGGATGCGGAAGCCGCGGCCGTGGACTTTGTCCATGGCAAGGACGGCCTGCTGATGGCCCCCGTGTTCGCCGTGCCCCGGCTGCTGGCCCGCCAGGGCCTCACACTGGCGGACATTGACTTCTTCGAAATCCACGAGGCATTCGCAGCCACGGTCCTCGGCACCCTGGCGGCCTGGGAGGACGAGGAGTTCGGCCGTACCCGCCTTGGCTTGCAGGGCGCCTTCGGCAGCATTGACCGGTCGCGCCTGAACGTAAACGGGTCTTCGCTGGCTGCCGGCCATCCCTTCGCCGCCACCGGCGGCCGGATCGTGGCTTCGTTGGCCAAGCAGCTGCATGCCACGGGCAGCACCGCCGGCCGGCCCGCGCGCGGACTGGTCTCGGTCTGCGCGGCCGGCGGCATGGGCGTCGTCGCTGTTCTCGAATCACTGTAG